In Chaetodon trifascialis isolate fChaTrf1 chromosome 6, fChaTrf1.hap1, whole genome shotgun sequence, one DNA window encodes the following:
- the gapvd1 gene encoding GTPase-activating protein and VPS9 domain-containing protein 1 isoform X5: protein MVKPDIHTLAHHLKQERLYVASEKQLIQRLNSDVLKTAERLYRAAWIAKQQRINLDRLILTSAEASPAECCQHAKMLEDTQFVDGYKTLGFQETIYGEFLARLRENPRLVASCLVAGERLNQEHTQGVIHTVFTSLYGNCIMQEDESYLLQVLRYLIEFELKESDNPRRLLRRGTCAFSILFKLFSEGLYSAKLFLTATLHEPIMQLLVEDEDHLETDPAKVTERLTPAQQERFGEKGSEGYKQRVQAAVEANEAKLVALVNKFIGYLKQNTYCFPHSLRWIVSQMYKTLSCVERLEVGEVRTMCTDLLLTCFICPAIVNPEQYGIISDAPINEVARFNLMQVGQLLQQLAMADDDADPRRKSSLSKFDKSCVAAFLDVVIGGRAVETPPMSSMNLLEGLSRTVVYITHNQLLVLVDFVRSVMAGDHLREEEHMALETLLANVPQSRTVKSNSLELTPSNTPQLSPATTPANKKNRLPIGQHLAAITSWDPTATTLSAHIPLVTPFAARSRSRTNIAQEGEAEASSQESLQELMPEEVLVISLGTGPQTVPGMMSENEVLNLQMADGAQGDGHADDTKLHGKPDKTLRFSLCSDNLEGISEGPSNRSNSVSSLDLEGESVSELGAGPSGSNGVEALQLLEHEQATTQDNLDDKLRKFEIRDMMGLTDDRDISETVSETWSTDVLGSDFDPNMDEDRLQEIAGAAAENMLGSLLCLPGSGSVLLDPYGSTISETTSEAWSVEVLPSDSEAPDLKQEERLQELESCSGVGSTSDDTEVREVSSRPSTPGLSVVSGISATSEDIPNKIEDLRSECSSDFGGKDSVTSPDGEESGHGAHHLTSPPSQSDSLLAMFDPLSSAEGSSTGTIVRPKVHYARPAHPPPDPPIPEASALGQETRHSLFTPHCLAQAELEHTKQRHSFPDRLVRSRSSDIVCPGRRPTSDPGLNRRVAVEERDPAGAFALGPSSSPSKDSLKGEAEDRKDSDDEKSDRNRPWWKKRFVSAIPKAPIAAFRKRDKQEKDDISQERIPQDDPLPRQSCQAQAAEDILDKYRNIKRTSPSDGATGGASYDGTGDLCVEDNVHDSPREDTLQNISTDDLPDSASQTAQQHDSKFSFSDAKKKLRLALCSADSVALPIMAPATTRNGLPDHMDSEDNEIVCFLKVQLAEAINLQDKNQMAQIQETTRCVSRFDARTCRKLLAAIAEDYRKRAPYIAYLTRCRQGLQTSQAHLERLLQRVLRDKEVANRYFTTVCVRLLLEHMESRMLDFIKAFQGCTAADDKTAAVEDFLRYLYGAMARDAIWQYASEDQLQDAQMAIERSVMNRIFKLAFYPNQDGDILRDQLFHEHIQRLSKVVTANHKALQVPEVYLKEAPWPSAQSEIRTINAYKTPRDKVQCILRMCSTIMNLLSLANEDSVPGADDFVPVLVFVLIRANPPCLLSTVQYINNFYASRLSGEECYWWMQFTAALEFIKTIDDRK, encoded by the exons ATGGTGAAGCCAGACATCCACACTCTGGCCCACCACCTGAAGCAGGAGCGGCTGTACGTGGCGTCGGAGAAGCAGCTGATCCAGAGGCTCAACAGCGATGTGCTGAAGACCGCCGAGAGGCTGTACCGAGCTGCGTGGATCGCCAAGCAGCAGAGGATCAACCTCGACCGCCTCATTCTCACCAG CGCGGAGGCCTCTCCGGCTGAATGCTGCCAACATGCCAAAATGCTGGAAGACACACAGTTTGTCGATGGCTACAAGACTTTGGGCTTCCAGGAGACCATCTATGGCGAGTTCTTGGCCCGGTTGAGGGAGAATCCCAGACTGGTAGCATCGTGTCTGGTGgcaggagagaggctgaaccAGGAGCACACCCAGGGAGTCATCCATACAGTCTTCACCTCACTTTATGGCAACTGTATCATGCAAGAGGATGAGAGctacctgctgcag GTGTTGCGATACCTGATAGAGTTTGAACTGAAGGAGAGCGACAACCCTCGCCGTCTCCTGCGACGGGGAACCTGTGCCTTCAGCATCCTTTTCAAGCTCTTCTCCGAGGGCCTGTACTCAGCCAAGCTCTTCCTCACTGCTACCCTCCATGAACCCATAatgcagctgctggtggaagATGAAGACCACCTGGAGACTGACCCAGCCAAGGTGACAGAACGCCTCACTCCGGCCCAGCAGGAACGTTTTGGGGAGAAGGGCTCCGAGGGCTACAAACAACGGGTGCAGGCAGCGGTGGAGGCCAACGAAGCCAAACTGGTCGCTCTGGTCAACAAGTTTATCGGTTACCTGAAGCAGAACACCTACTGCTTTCCCCACAGCCTGCGCTGGATAGTGTCACAGATGTACAAGACGTTGTCCTGTGTGGAGCGTCTTGAGGTGGGTGAGGTGCGCACCATGTGTACAGACCTGCTGCTGACCTGCTTCATCTGCCCAGCTATAGTGAATCCAGAGCAGTATGGAATCATCTCAGACGCCCCCATCAACGAAGTGGCCCGCTTCAATCTGATGCAG GTGGGGCAGCTTCTGCAGCAGTTGGCCAtggctgatgatgatgcagaCCCAAGACGTAAAAGCAGTTTGTCCAAATTTGACAAG AGTTGTGTTGCTGCCTTTCTGGATGTGGTGATCGGCGGAAGAGCGGTCGAGACCCCACCCATGTCCTCCATGAACCTCCTCGAAGGCCTCAGTAGGACTGTGGTCTATATTACGCATAATCAGCTGCTCGTGCTG GTGGACTTTGTGCGGAGCGTGATGGCAGGGGACCATCTTCGGGAGGAGGAGCACATGGCTCTGGAGACCCTGCTTGCCAACGTGCCCCAGAGTCGAACTGTGAAGAGCAACAGCCTGGAGCTCACTCCCTCCAACACCCCCCAGCTCTCCCCAGCCACCACTCCTGCCAACAAGAAGAACAGGCTCCCCATAG GACAACACTTAGCCGCTATAACATCCTGGGACCCCACAGCCACCACTCTGTCTGCTCACATTCCATTAGTAACCCCTTTTG CTGCTCGGAGCCGCAGCCGTACCAACATCGCCcaggagggggaggcagaggcCAGCTCCCAAGAATCCCTGCAGGAGCTGATGCCAGAGGAGGTGCTGGTGATCTCACTGGGAACTGGTCCTCAGACCGTCCCTGGGATGATGTCAGAGAATGAG GTTTTGAACCTGCAGATGGCTGATGGGGCCCAGGGGGACGGCCATGCTGATGATACTAAGCTGCATGGGAAACCAGACAAAACCCTGCGCTTCTCCCTCTGCAGCGACAACTTGGAAGGCATCTCAGAGG GTCCATCCAATCGCTCGaactctgtgtcctctctggaCCTGGAGGGAGAGTCTGTTTCTGAGCTGGGAGCCGGACCGTCAGGGAGCAACGGGGTGGAGGCTCTGCAGCTTCTGGAGCATGAACAgg CCACCACTCAGGACAACCTGGACGACAAACTGCGCAAGTTTGAGATCAGAGACATGATGGGTCTGACGGATGATCGGGACATTTCTGAGACTGTCAGTGAAACTTGGAGCACCGATGTGCTCGGCAGCGACTTCGACCCCAACATGGATGAAGATCGGCTGCAGGAAATAGCAG GGGCGGCTGCAGAGAACATGCTCGGCAGCCTGCTGTGTCTTCCTGGCTCGGGTTCAGTGCTGCTGGACCCCTATGGCTCCACCATCTCCGAGACCACGAGCGAGGCCTGGAGCGTGGAGGTGCTTCCCAGCGACTCAG AAGCCCCAGACCTGAAGCAGGAGGAGCgtctgcaggagctggagagctGCTCAGGGGTCGGCAGCACCTCAGACGACACCGAGGTCAGAGAGGTCAGCTCGAGACCCAGCACGCCGGGCCTCAGCGTCGTGTCCG GTATCAGCGCGACCTCAGAAGACATCCCGAACAAGATCGAGGACCTGCGGTCAGAGTGCAGCTCAGACTTTGGAGGGAAGGACTCTGTGACCAGTCCAGATGGGGAGGAGTCAGGCCACG gaGCGCACCATCTGACATCCCCGCCCTCACAGTCTGATTCCTTGCTGGCCATGTTCGatcccctctcctctgctgaag GTTCCTCCACCGGAACAATAGTGAGGCCTAAAGTGCACTACGCCAGGCCCGCTCACCCTCCCCCCGATCCTCCCATCCCTGAAGCCAGTGCCCTGGGGCAGGAGACACGCCACTCTCTCTTCACGCCTCACTGCCTGGCCCAGGCCGAGCTGGAGCACACCAAGCAGCGCCACTCCTTCCCTGACAGGCTGGTCCGCAGCCGCAGCTCTGACATCGTGTGCCCAGGCCGCCGGCCCACAAGCGACCCCGGCCTTAACCGGCGGGTGGCAGTCGAAGAGCGCGACCCTGCCGGGGCCTTCGCCTTAGGACCGTCCTCGTCCCCCAGCAAGGACTCCCTGAAAGGAGAG GCAGAGGACAGGAAAGACAGCGACGACGAGAAGTCTGATCGCAACAGGCCATGGTGGAAGAAACGCTTCGTGTCAGCCATTCCCAAAG ctcccaTAGCAGCGTTTCGGAAAAGGGACAAGCAGGAGAAAGACGACATTTCCCAGGAGCGTATCCCACAAG ACGACCCGCTGCCCAGACAGAGCTGTCAAGCACAGGCAGCTGAAGACATCCTGGACAAGTACAGGAACATCAAGAGGACCAGCCCGAGTGATGGCGCCACCGGCGGAGCTTCGTACGACGGGACAGGAG ATCTTTGTGTTGAGGACAACGTGCACGACTCTCCCAGAGAAGACACTCTGCAGAACATTTCCACAGATGACCTTCCAGACTCAGCCAGCCAGACAGCGCAGCAGCACGACTCCAAGTTCTCATTCAG TGATGCAAAGAAGAAGCTGCGGTTGGCGTTGTGCTCCGCAGACTCGGTGGCTCTGCCCATCATGGCTCCTGCAACCACACGAAACGGGCTGCCCGACCACATGGACTCTGAAG ACAATGAGATCGTCTGCTTCCTGAAGGTTCAGCTAGCAGAGGCCATCAACCTCCAGGATAAGAACCAGATGGCCCAGATCCAGGAGACCACGCGCTGCGTCAGCCGCTTCGACGCGCGCAcctgcaggaagctgctggCTGCCATCGCTGAGGATTACAG AAAGCGGGCGCCGTACATAGCTTATCTCACCAGATGTCGTCAGGGCCTGCAGACCTCTCAGGCCCATCTGGAGAGGCTCCTCCAGAGGGTGCTGAGAGACAAGGAGGTGGCGAACCGCTACTTCACCACGGTCTGCGTCCGGCTGCTTCTCGAACACATGGAGTCCAGGATGCTCGACTTCATCAAAG cgtTCCAGGGCTGCACAGCAGCCGATGACAAGACAGCCGCAGTGGAGGATTTTCTGCGCTACCTGTATGGCGCCATGGCCCGTGATGCCATTTGGCAGTATGCGAGCGAGGACCAGCTGCAGGACGCCCAGATGGCGATCGAGCGCAGCGTTATGAACCGCATCTTCAAACTGGCCTTCTACCCCAACCAGGATGGAGATATTCTCAGAGACCA GCTTTTCCACGAGCACATCCAGCGGCTCTCAAAAGTAGTGACGGCCAATCACAAAGCTCTTCAGGTCCCAGAG GTGTACCTGAAGGAGGCCCCCTGGCCCTCTGCCCAGTCTGAGATCAGGACCATCAACGCCTACAAGACGCCGCGAGACAAAGTCCAGTGCATACTGCGCATGTGCTCCACCATCATGAACCTCCTCAGCCTGGCCAACGAAGACTCCGTCCCTGGAGCGGACGACTTTGTCCCCGTGCTCGTCTTTGTCCTCATCAGG GCAAACCCGCCCTGCCTGCTGTCCACCGTTCAGTACATCAATAATTTCTATGCCAGCCGGCTGAGTGGGGAGGAGTGCTATTGGTGGATGCAGTTCACCGCGGCGCTGGAATTCATTAAGACCATCGACGATCGCAAGTGA
- the gapvd1 gene encoding GTPase-activating protein and VPS9 domain-containing protein 1 isoform X8 has protein sequence MVKPDIHTLAHHLKQERLYVASEKQLIQRLNSDVLKTAERLYRAAWIAKQQRINLDRLILTSAEASPAECCQHAKMLEDTQFVDGYKTLGFQETIYGEFLARLRENPRLVASCLVAGERLNQEHTQGVIHTVFTSLYGNCIMQEDESYLLQVLRYLIEFELKESDNPRRLLRRGTCAFSILFKLFSEGLYSAKLFLTATLHEPIMQLLVEDEDHLETDPAKVTERLTPAQQERFGEKGSEGYKQRVQAAVEANEAKLVALVNKFIGYLKQNTYCFPHSLRWIVSQMYKTLSCVERLEVGEVRTMCTDLLLTCFICPAIVNPEQYGIISDAPINEVARFNLMQVGQLLQQLAMADDDADPRRKSSLSKFDKSCVAAFLDVVIGGRAVETPPMSSMNLLEGLSRTVVYITHNQLLVLVDFVRSVMAGDHLREEEHMALETLLANVPQSRTVKSNSLELTPSNTPQLSPATTPANKKNRLPIAAARSRSRTNIAQEGEAEASSQESLQELMPEEVLVISLGTGPQTVPGMMSENEVLNLQMADGAQGDGHADDTKLHGKPDKTLRFSLCSDNLEGISEGPSNRSNSVSSLDLEGESVSELGAGPSGSNGVEALQLLEHEQATTQDNLDDKLRKFEIRDMMGLTDDRDISETVSETWSTDVLGSDFDPNMDEDRLQEIAGAAAENMLGSLLCLPGSGSVLLDPYGSTISETTSEAWSVEVLPSDSEAPDLKQEERLQELESCSGVGSTSDDTEVREVSSRPSTPGLSVVSGISATSEDIPNKIEDLRSECSSDFGGKDSVTSPDGEESGHGAHHLTSPPSQSDSLLAMFDPLSSAEGSSTGTIVRPKVHYARPAHPPPDPPIPEASALGQETRHSLFTPHCLAQAELEHTKQRHSFPDRLVRSRSSDIVCPGRRPTSDPGLNRRVAVEERDPAGAFALGPSSSPSKDSLKGEAEDRKDSDDEKSDRNRPWWKKRFVSAIPKAPIAAFRKRDKQEKDDISQERIPQDDPLPRQSCQAQAAEDILDKYRNIKRTSPSDGATGGASYDGTGDLCVEDNVHDSPREDTLQNISTDDLPDSASQTAQQHDSKFSFSDAKKKLRLALCSADSVALPIMAPATTRNGLPDHMDSEDNEIVCFLKVQLAEAINLQDKNQMAQIQETTRCVSRFDARTCRKLLAAIAEDYRKRAPYIAYLTRCRQGLQTSQAHLERLLQRVLRDKEVANRYFTTVCVRLLLEHMESRMLDFIKAFQGCTAADDKTAAVEDFLRYLYGAMARDAIWQYASEDQLQDAQMAIERSVMNRIFKLAFYPNQDGDILRDQLFHEHIQRLSKVVTANHKALQVPEVYLKEAPWPSAQSEIRTINAYKTPRDKVQCILRMCSTIMNLLSLANEDSVPGADDFVPVLVFVLIRANPPCLLSTVQYINNFYASRLSGEECYWWMQFTAALEFIKTIDDRK, from the exons ATGGTGAAGCCAGACATCCACACTCTGGCCCACCACCTGAAGCAGGAGCGGCTGTACGTGGCGTCGGAGAAGCAGCTGATCCAGAGGCTCAACAGCGATGTGCTGAAGACCGCCGAGAGGCTGTACCGAGCTGCGTGGATCGCCAAGCAGCAGAGGATCAACCTCGACCGCCTCATTCTCACCAG CGCGGAGGCCTCTCCGGCTGAATGCTGCCAACATGCCAAAATGCTGGAAGACACACAGTTTGTCGATGGCTACAAGACTTTGGGCTTCCAGGAGACCATCTATGGCGAGTTCTTGGCCCGGTTGAGGGAGAATCCCAGACTGGTAGCATCGTGTCTGGTGgcaggagagaggctgaaccAGGAGCACACCCAGGGAGTCATCCATACAGTCTTCACCTCACTTTATGGCAACTGTATCATGCAAGAGGATGAGAGctacctgctgcag GTGTTGCGATACCTGATAGAGTTTGAACTGAAGGAGAGCGACAACCCTCGCCGTCTCCTGCGACGGGGAACCTGTGCCTTCAGCATCCTTTTCAAGCTCTTCTCCGAGGGCCTGTACTCAGCCAAGCTCTTCCTCACTGCTACCCTCCATGAACCCATAatgcagctgctggtggaagATGAAGACCACCTGGAGACTGACCCAGCCAAGGTGACAGAACGCCTCACTCCGGCCCAGCAGGAACGTTTTGGGGAGAAGGGCTCCGAGGGCTACAAACAACGGGTGCAGGCAGCGGTGGAGGCCAACGAAGCCAAACTGGTCGCTCTGGTCAACAAGTTTATCGGTTACCTGAAGCAGAACACCTACTGCTTTCCCCACAGCCTGCGCTGGATAGTGTCACAGATGTACAAGACGTTGTCCTGTGTGGAGCGTCTTGAGGTGGGTGAGGTGCGCACCATGTGTACAGACCTGCTGCTGACCTGCTTCATCTGCCCAGCTATAGTGAATCCAGAGCAGTATGGAATCATCTCAGACGCCCCCATCAACGAAGTGGCCCGCTTCAATCTGATGCAG GTGGGGCAGCTTCTGCAGCAGTTGGCCAtggctgatgatgatgcagaCCCAAGACGTAAAAGCAGTTTGTCCAAATTTGACAAG AGTTGTGTTGCTGCCTTTCTGGATGTGGTGATCGGCGGAAGAGCGGTCGAGACCCCACCCATGTCCTCCATGAACCTCCTCGAAGGCCTCAGTAGGACTGTGGTCTATATTACGCATAATCAGCTGCTCGTGCTG GTGGACTTTGTGCGGAGCGTGATGGCAGGGGACCATCTTCGGGAGGAGGAGCACATGGCTCTGGAGACCCTGCTTGCCAACGTGCCCCAGAGTCGAACTGTGAAGAGCAACAGCCTGGAGCTCACTCCCTCCAACACCCCCCAGCTCTCCCCAGCCACCACTCCTGCCAACAAGAAGAACAGGCTCCCCATAG CAGCTGCTCGGAGCCGCAGCCGTACCAACATCGCCcaggagggggaggcagaggcCAGCTCCCAAGAATCCCTGCAGGAGCTGATGCCAGAGGAGGTGCTGGTGATCTCACTGGGAACTGGTCCTCAGACCGTCCCTGGGATGATGTCAGAGAATGAG GTTTTGAACCTGCAGATGGCTGATGGGGCCCAGGGGGACGGCCATGCTGATGATACTAAGCTGCATGGGAAACCAGACAAAACCCTGCGCTTCTCCCTCTGCAGCGACAACTTGGAAGGCATCTCAGAGG GTCCATCCAATCGCTCGaactctgtgtcctctctggaCCTGGAGGGAGAGTCTGTTTCTGAGCTGGGAGCCGGACCGTCAGGGAGCAACGGGGTGGAGGCTCTGCAGCTTCTGGAGCATGAACAgg CCACCACTCAGGACAACCTGGACGACAAACTGCGCAAGTTTGAGATCAGAGACATGATGGGTCTGACGGATGATCGGGACATTTCTGAGACTGTCAGTGAAACTTGGAGCACCGATGTGCTCGGCAGCGACTTCGACCCCAACATGGATGAAGATCGGCTGCAGGAAATAGCAG GGGCGGCTGCAGAGAACATGCTCGGCAGCCTGCTGTGTCTTCCTGGCTCGGGTTCAGTGCTGCTGGACCCCTATGGCTCCACCATCTCCGAGACCACGAGCGAGGCCTGGAGCGTGGAGGTGCTTCCCAGCGACTCAG AAGCCCCAGACCTGAAGCAGGAGGAGCgtctgcaggagctggagagctGCTCAGGGGTCGGCAGCACCTCAGACGACACCGAGGTCAGAGAGGTCAGCTCGAGACCCAGCACGCCGGGCCTCAGCGTCGTGTCCG GTATCAGCGCGACCTCAGAAGACATCCCGAACAAGATCGAGGACCTGCGGTCAGAGTGCAGCTCAGACTTTGGAGGGAAGGACTCTGTGACCAGTCCAGATGGGGAGGAGTCAGGCCACG gaGCGCACCATCTGACATCCCCGCCCTCACAGTCTGATTCCTTGCTGGCCATGTTCGatcccctctcctctgctgaag GTTCCTCCACCGGAACAATAGTGAGGCCTAAAGTGCACTACGCCAGGCCCGCTCACCCTCCCCCCGATCCTCCCATCCCTGAAGCCAGTGCCCTGGGGCAGGAGACACGCCACTCTCTCTTCACGCCTCACTGCCTGGCCCAGGCCGAGCTGGAGCACACCAAGCAGCGCCACTCCTTCCCTGACAGGCTGGTCCGCAGCCGCAGCTCTGACATCGTGTGCCCAGGCCGCCGGCCCACAAGCGACCCCGGCCTTAACCGGCGGGTGGCAGTCGAAGAGCGCGACCCTGCCGGGGCCTTCGCCTTAGGACCGTCCTCGTCCCCCAGCAAGGACTCCCTGAAAGGAGAG GCAGAGGACAGGAAAGACAGCGACGACGAGAAGTCTGATCGCAACAGGCCATGGTGGAAGAAACGCTTCGTGTCAGCCATTCCCAAAG ctcccaTAGCAGCGTTTCGGAAAAGGGACAAGCAGGAGAAAGACGACATTTCCCAGGAGCGTATCCCACAAG ACGACCCGCTGCCCAGACAGAGCTGTCAAGCACAGGCAGCTGAAGACATCCTGGACAAGTACAGGAACATCAAGAGGACCAGCCCGAGTGATGGCGCCACCGGCGGAGCTTCGTACGACGGGACAGGAG ATCTTTGTGTTGAGGACAACGTGCACGACTCTCCCAGAGAAGACACTCTGCAGAACATTTCCACAGATGACCTTCCAGACTCAGCCAGCCAGACAGCGCAGCAGCACGACTCCAAGTTCTCATTCAG TGATGCAAAGAAGAAGCTGCGGTTGGCGTTGTGCTCCGCAGACTCGGTGGCTCTGCCCATCATGGCTCCTGCAACCACACGAAACGGGCTGCCCGACCACATGGACTCTGAAG ACAATGAGATCGTCTGCTTCCTGAAGGTTCAGCTAGCAGAGGCCATCAACCTCCAGGATAAGAACCAGATGGCCCAGATCCAGGAGACCACGCGCTGCGTCAGCCGCTTCGACGCGCGCAcctgcaggaagctgctggCTGCCATCGCTGAGGATTACAG AAAGCGGGCGCCGTACATAGCTTATCTCACCAGATGTCGTCAGGGCCTGCAGACCTCTCAGGCCCATCTGGAGAGGCTCCTCCAGAGGGTGCTGAGAGACAAGGAGGTGGCGAACCGCTACTTCACCACGGTCTGCGTCCGGCTGCTTCTCGAACACATGGAGTCCAGGATGCTCGACTTCATCAAAG cgtTCCAGGGCTGCACAGCAGCCGATGACAAGACAGCCGCAGTGGAGGATTTTCTGCGCTACCTGTATGGCGCCATGGCCCGTGATGCCATTTGGCAGTATGCGAGCGAGGACCAGCTGCAGGACGCCCAGATGGCGATCGAGCGCAGCGTTATGAACCGCATCTTCAAACTGGCCTTCTACCCCAACCAGGATGGAGATATTCTCAGAGACCA GCTTTTCCACGAGCACATCCAGCGGCTCTCAAAAGTAGTGACGGCCAATCACAAAGCTCTTCAGGTCCCAGAG GTGTACCTGAAGGAGGCCCCCTGGCCCTCTGCCCAGTCTGAGATCAGGACCATCAACGCCTACAAGACGCCGCGAGACAAAGTCCAGTGCATACTGCGCATGTGCTCCACCATCATGAACCTCCTCAGCCTGGCCAACGAAGACTCCGTCCCTGGAGCGGACGACTTTGTCCCCGTGCTCGTCTTTGTCCTCATCAGG GCAAACCCGCCCTGCCTGCTGTCCACCGTTCAGTACATCAATAATTTCTATGCCAGCCGGCTGAGTGGGGAGGAGTGCTATTGGTGGATGCAGTTCACCGCGGCGCTGGAATTCATTAAGACCATCGACGATCGCAAGTGA